The DNA sequence GGAGCCGGAAGAGGATGCGGTAGGCCCCGACTTCGATGCCCACCGATGAGCCGAAGCGTGCCGACAGGAGGACGGAGAGAACGCGGGCGAGTGCCTCGTTTGCCTTGTGGCCGCCGCAGATGTTGAGGACGACCCCTTCATCGAAGTGTTCGAGGGTCACGAGGCGATCGGAGGCGATCGCATATCCCCTCGTCTCCATATCGTCCAGAAATCCGGAGAGGTACCGGACGGAGGGAGAATCCGCTCCATAGTCCCTGAATGCCCGCGTCCGCCTGAGCCTCCCCGCCTCCTGTGCGACTTCATAGGGAACGGGTATCTGTTCCCCCTCCCATGACGGGAGTTCTCCGCGAATGCGGTGGGCCGGTTCGACCTTGATCTTCCCGTCCTCAAGGGCGATCACCTGCCACGCCTGCCCCTTGGTGATGAAGACCGCGCCGGTGTGAATCCACCCGACCACGAACGATTCGTCGAGGGTCCCCACCGTCCTGCGGGAGACGATGTCGAAGACCTGCACCTTGCGTTCATCCGGGATCATGGAGAGATTGGCGTACATATAGGTGCGGCATCGCCCCGAACGCGAGATGGCATCCTTCTCCATCCATATGAGACGGTGGGAGGCCATCTGTTCGCAGATCTCACGGACCATGGACGTATGTTCGCAAAAGCATGCACTCCGGGAGAAGATCTCTTCCATTGCACGAATCGGGATGTCGCCGTATTCCATCGCAAGGCCTGCGATCTGGTTGGCCATGACATCCCCCGCACCTTTGATCACCCGGATGTCCTCGGAGGCGTTCTGCCGGGCACGCCTGCTGATGACGAGCGACTCGAGGAGGTCATCGAACCCGGTGGCAAGGATGGTGCCCTCCGATACCGTGTCCAGCCGGTGCCCGGCCCGTCCCACCCGCTGGAGGAGGCGTGAGACCTCGCGGGGGCTCCCGAACTGGAGCACATGGCCGATATGGCCGATGTCTATCCCCAGCTCCATGGAGGAGGTACAGATGAGGGTCCGGATCTTTCCTTCCCTGAAGCGGTCTTCCGCATCAACCCGGACCTCCTTTGAGAGTGAGCCGTGATGCACCTCGACGTCGCCCCGGTCATAGAGCTGATGCCCGAGCGCCTCCGCGGTCGATCGGGTATTGACGAAGAGGAGCGTCGAGTGGTCGGCGCTGATGGCCCTGTCGATCACCTTGGTCTGCTGCCCGAACTCCTCGCCCGCGAACCGGACGGCAAGCTGCATGTGCGGGGCGGACGGGATGTCGATGATCCGGGAGGGGCGCTTTCCGCAGAGAAACTTCGCCACATCCGAGGGGTTGCCCACCGTTGCCGAGAGGCCGATCCGCTGGAACTCACCGGCGTACGGGACGAGCCGTTCGAGGGCGACGGAGAGCTGCGCTCCGCGTTTGCTTCCGGCGAGTTCGTGGATCTCGTCGATTACCACGTACTCGATCGTTTTCAGGTGCTCCCGGAGCCGTTTTCCAAGGAAGAGCGCCTGCAGGGTCTCCGGGGTGGTGATGAGGAGGTCGGGGGGGTTCAGCGCCTGTTTTCTCCGCTCCGACTGCAGGGTGTCACCGTGGCGCACGCCGACGGTGAGGCCGAGTTCCCTGCACCACCAGGTCAGGCGCCCGAGGATGTCACGGTTCAGCGACCGCAGCGGAGTGATGTAGATGGCACGGAACCCGCCGCCGGAGGTCCGGGAGAGGCGGTCGAATACCGGGAGCATGGCACTCTCGGTCTTCCCTGTGCCGGTCGGGGCGATGAGGAGGAGGTGGCCCCCGTCGAGGACGGCGGGGATGGCGGCCTCCTGCGTCTCGGACAAGGCGTCGAACTCCCGCTTTTTGACAAGTTCCCGGATCTCCGGGGAGAGGAGGTCAAGCGCGCTCATCGCGTATCAGTGCCTCCATGGTGTTGATGTACGTGCCGTCATCGAGAAAGACCTCGGCATCGGTGGTATCCAGACAGCGGGCGATGGGGGAAAGTCCGCTCTCCGGGAGGGAGCGGACATCCAGTCCGCCCGCATACTCGAAGAACGCGGGCATGAAGAGGACCCGCGTCGGGGTGTCGCAGGGGACGGGGGAAGGGAGGCACTCACCCCTGAGCGTTCCCATGATATAGGCGGGGTGGGACCGGAGTGAACACCCGACCTCGTCGTAGAGATGCACCACCGGGTGGTGATGGCCGATGATGCAGAGGTGACCCAGGAGGTCGGGAGCCGGATAGGTATGTCCGTGGAGGACACCGATCCCGTCGATCAGGACCCCGTCGCGGGGAAGTATCTCCTCAACGTCGAGGAACCGGTCGATGCCAACATCATGGTTCCCCGGTGCGAGCCGGAGAGTGACATGGTCCCGGAGCGTCTCGATGACACGGGGGAGTTCTGCGTATTCCTGTCTGCTCGTCATCGGGATGGCATGTTTGAAATCCCCGAGGATGATGAGCAGATCCGGGTCTGCCTTTTTGATGCAGGAGAGAATGCGGTTCAGGCGCTGGTCGGTATTGCTGGGGATATGGACGCCCCGGCGCCCGAATTCGGTTTCCGCTCCGAAATGCGTATCCGCAATAAAGAGGAGGCGGCGGGGGGTTTCGAGGAGGAGCGCGGGTCCTTCGGGCAGAAATTCAGGGATCATATGCGGGGAGGGCATCAGAGGGCACGGAGTCGTCCGGGCTGTGGGCAGTAACAGTCGCCTTCTTCTCTCAGGTAGGTGATGCAGGACTTCGCATCGGCAGAGGAGATTCCTTTCGTTGCGAGGATGCCGATCACTTCGCCCTCGTCCGCTCCTGTCCGGTCGGCACTGAGGAACCCAATGGCATCGAGCACGGCATCGATGTGATCCTGGGGAGGTGCCGGAGGGGCCTCCGTGATGTCGACGGCGCAGAGCGCCCGGTCTATGGCGGCGGCGAGGATGCTGATGGTATCCGGGTCACAGGCGTGTCCGTCTTCCATGACCGCAACCGCACGCCGTGCGGCACTGATGATCCAGCGGTCCCGTGCGTGGCGGGGGACTTCCTGCATCCATTCGATTGCAAGCGAAGGCCCGCCCTCTTCAGCACCCGTCCGCGGCTGCACCGTCGCGGCACAGGAGACGAAGCACGGAACGGAGAGCTCCTCTATCCGGGCATTGAGTTCCTTCGCGGAGGGAGACGTAGAGCCGGAACACGCACTGGTCGGATCGGCAATCCTGAGCTGCAGTCCTCCGGATGCTGTTCTGCTCCGTTCGATCAGGGCCGCACAGAAGAAGACGCGGGTACAGGGGGTGCCGGATGCCGACCGCCATACTCCCGGAGCGGTCCGGTCGCGGGCTCCGTCTGCCAAATCCCTGATGAAGATTAGTTGATAGGACTGCATGCATCTCCCTTTTATACCAATATATCTGACGGAGAGAGAAATAGCTACTTGCATCGTTCCATCCCATCCGTCGGCGGATGGAATCAGTCGGGAACGATTGGTTGATATGATTCCGGCACAGAGTTTACATACAATACCGTCAGGCAGCTGTCCTGTTTCTCCGGGGTGAACGTATTGGAATCTGGAAATACCATATGGATTGAGAAATACCGGCCGATGGTGCTGGATGATATCGTTGGGCAGGACGAGATAGTCGAGAGACTCAAATCGTATGTGAAGTCCGGAAACCTGCCGCATCTGCTCTTTACGGGAACAGCGGGGATTGGAAAGACGACCTCTGCCGTCGCGCTCGCCCGCGAATTCTTCGGCGATACCTGGCAG is a window from the Methanovulcanius yangii genome containing:
- a CDS encoding metallophosphoesterase, whose amino-acid sequence is MIPEFLPEGPALLLETPRRLLFIADTHFGAETEFGRRGVHIPSNTDQRLNRILSCIKKADPDLLIILGDFKHAIPMTSRQEYAELPRVIETLRDHVTLRLAPGNHDVGIDRFLDVEEILPRDGVLIDGIGVLHGHTYPAPDLLGHLCIIGHHHPVVHLYDEVGCSLRSHPAYIMGTLRGECLPSPVPCDTPTRVLFMPAFFEYAGGLDVRSLPESGLSPIARCLDTTDAEVFLDDGTYINTMEALIRDERA
- a CDS encoding DEAD/DEAH box helicase, producing the protein MSALDLLSPEIRELVKKREFDALSETQEAAIPAVLDGGHLLLIAPTGTGKTESAMLPVFDRLSRTSGGGFRAIYITPLRSLNRDILGRLTWWCRELGLTVGVRHGDTLQSERRKQALNPPDLLITTPETLQALFLGKRLREHLKTIEYVVIDEIHELAGSKRGAQLSVALERLVPYAGEFQRIGLSATVGNPSDVAKFLCGKRPSRIIDIPSAPHMQLAVRFAGEEFGQQTKVIDRAISADHSTLLFVNTRSTAEALGHQLYDRGDVEVHHGSLSKEVRVDAEDRFREGKIRTLICTSSMELGIDIGHIGHVLQFGSPREVSRLLQRVGRAGHRLDTVSEGTILATGFDDLLESLVISRRARQNASEDIRVIKGAGDVMANQIAGLAMEYGDIPIRAMEEIFSRSACFCEHTSMVREICEQMASHRLIWMEKDAISRSGRCRTYMYANLSMIPDERKVQVFDIVSRRTVGTLDESFVVGWIHTGAVFITKGQAWQVIALEDGKIKVEPAHRIRGELPSWEGEQIPVPYEVAQEAGRLRRTRAFRDYGADSPSVRYLSGFLDDMETRGYAIASDRLVTLEHFDEGVVLNICGGHKANEALARVLSVLLSARFGSSVGIEVGAYRILFRLPSSIRASHIQELLETIDPAHIEGLLSLAMKRTAIFKWKIVQVAKKFGAIDADADYERISIHRLLDLFEGTAIQKETYRELFTTIMDVAGAQTLVEDIRSGTVEMRIAPLSPLGSEGLSSSRDLIPPPTTDDAVLATIRRRLEEEEVVLFCMHCKKWKSRTRVSRITEAPVCPVCGARLIAALKPWDEELISSVKKTVKTEEDSAVEKRLMKNANIVLSSGKTAIIALSARGVGPDTASRIIATMTEGDDFYREILKAERNYIKTHRFW